In the genome of Bremerella sp. P1, the window GGACAGGAGTCAGGGTCAACTAACCCCACTTGAGTATGGAGTGCTTTCCTGACACCTGAAATTAACGCAGGCACATGCCCAACAACGGGCAATGCAAAGCACAAAGCCCCCACGCCCTAAGGGCCGGAGGCCCGGCCGAATGTAGCCAGGGGTGATAACCCCTGGTACTCTGGGCCCGTCGTAAAGTAAGCCCTGGAAGGGCGACCGAATCCAACCATCGTATTTTCGGTCGGCCTTCCAGGCCTAGGAGGCTATTGGTAAACGCAATGAACAATCCAGGAGATCTCCGCGTTCGATCCTAGATATAGTCATCCCAAGTCGGCTTCGCCGAGCCAGCCTGGGCAAAGCTATCTTCCACCAGGTGACACTCCGGTAGCGCTTTTAGAAAGGCTCGTCCGTAGCCCTTCGTCTGCACGCGTGGGTCGAGGATGACCACGATGCCCTTGTCCGAGTGCCCTCGGATTAGCCGGCCGAAGCCTTGCCGCAGCTTGATGATCGCCTCGGGCAGTTGGTACTCCGAGAACGGCTGGCCGCCGCGTTCCTTGATTTGATTCAGCCGAGCCTGAAGCAGCGGATGGTCCGGCACGCTGAACGGGAGCTTGGTGATGATCACGTTCTGCAGGGCATCCCCCGGGACGTCGACACCTTGCCAGAAACTATCCGTTCCGAACAGCACCGAGCCCGGCGTCTCTTTAAACTTCTGTACCATCTGCCCACGTGGCATGCCGTCGGACTGACTGAACAGCGTGTACCCGTTCTGGCTCATCCAGCGGCTCACGCGGGAAGCACAGTTGCGTAGCATGTCGTAACTGGTGAACAGCACGAACGCGTGCCCCTGGGTTTGCTCGACGTACCGCTTCACCATATCGGCCAGCGCCTGGTCGTAGTCGCGGCGATTGCTGGGGTCTGGCATCCCTTTCACCAGGACCAGCTTGACGTTCTTCTTGTAGTCGAACGGACTGCCGGAGGTGACCTCGTCGTTTCGCGTGATGCCGATGCGATCCTTGAAAAAGTCAAAGCCCTCGTTCGGCGAGGACGATAGCGTCGCGCTGGTCAGGATCACACTGTCCACCTTCTGGAACAGCTCTTCCCTGAGCACTGGCCCCACTTCAATCGGCGTGGCGAACAGCTTCACTCGTCGGTAAGGTCCACGCTGCTGGCTGCTTTCGACCCAGTAGACGGTGTGTTCCATCTTCTGCATCCGCCAGGCTTCGATCGAGTCGGCCATCAGGAAGATGCGGTCCGACAGCGAATGAAAGTCTTGCCGCGTACCTTCCTCTTCAAAGCGATCCCCTTCCGACTTCACCATCTGGGCCAGCTTGGCCATCGCCGGCGAGAGGACATTCGGGATCAGCTCCGGCACGTTCACGCGGCCGTTTCCGCCCGGGTTCTCTTCCAGCCAGCTATCCAGCTCGTTGAAAAACTGCTGGGCTCGATAGCGGGTATGCACTACCTGGTTCATCGCGTCGCTGCACTCGTGATGGACCAGCAGGCCTTTCTGGGTGCGTTCGTTGAACAGCTTGTTCAGGGCGAAGTCGATCTGCGTCGACGTGACCGACATCCCCAGGTGATCGCCGGCGACCCCTTCCAGCGTGTGCGCTTCGTCGAAGATCACCGCGTCGTACGAAGGCAGCAAGCTGACGCCACTACGCCGCAGGGCCAGGTCGCTGAAGAACAACGCATGGTTCACGATCAGCAGCTGTGCGTTCTGCATCCGGCGGCGAGCCCGGTAGTAGAAACAGTCGTCGTACGAAGGACACTTGCGTCCCAGGCAGTTGCCGCTGTCGCTGGCGATTTCGTCCCACACTTTGATGGCTGGGCGAAAGTCGAGATCGCTTAGCGAGCCGTCCGCCGTCTTCTTCGACCACTCTTTGAGCGTGCGGAGCTGCGTCGTCTCTTCGTCTTTGTCGAACAGGCTGGCACTGCGAAGCGAGGCTGATCCCAGCCGACGCAGGCTCACGTAGTTGCCACGGCCCTTGGCCAGCACGGCCGTGAATTCCAAGGGAATGGCCGCGTTGATCAGCGGAATATCCTTTTCCAGCAGCTGTTCCTGCAAGCTGATTGTATGGGTCGAGATGACCACGCGGCGGGACTTCTCACCATTTCCTTGCTGGCCACAAGCCCACAGGATCGACGGCACCAGGTAGGCAAAGCTCTTGCCGACGCCCGTCCCGGCCTCGACCACCAGGTGGCGGTTCTTGGCCAGGGCCTTGCCCACGGCCTGGGCCATGGCCATCTGCTCGGGGCGCTGTTCGTATTGTTGTAATCGACGAGCGATCAGCCCCTGGGGGCCGAGAACGTCCTCGATTGACAGGTTATCCATCCGTGAACTGCTTGACTGACTGGTATGGCTTTACAGGGTCGGTAACTGTTTACTCTATCGCGGATCGAGCCTACTGCCCACCACGATGGGTAAAAGTCGCGTCGTAAGCTAGAGCAGGGACTCGATTTGGAATAGACTAGGATCCGGCCTTTTGGGGCCGACCTTTTCGTACTGTCCTTCTGCGTTGAGAAAGTCATCCACGATGCCGATCGACTTCGATTGCGCCGTTTGCAAACATAGAATTCGCGTCCCGGATGGAACCGAGGGAAAGCGAACCAAGTGCCCCAAGTGCAACGCCATCCAGCCGGTTCCGTCCGAAACGGACGAATTACAGCTGAAGGACTCGCCAGGCGAACCTGCCCCGACACGTCGATCTGGCGTGGGGGATGCCTTCAAACCACGGGAATCCTCGCCGCCACCGCAAGAGAAGAGTCCTTTCGGCGACATGGACTCAGATAGCTCAACCAATCCTTACGCCCCTTCGTACGGCGAAGACGCGGTCAAGGTCAGCTCGGCCCGCATGGAGGCCATGGAAAAGCTGCAGACGCCGGCCCTGATCTGCCTGATCCTGGCGGGTCTGGGCATCGCTTCCAACCTGGTGACGCTGATCATCTCGGTGATCGGGATCATTGGCGAAGGGGCCCGCGGAAACGACGTCGTCATTCAGCTAATCAGTTATGCGATCGGTTTCGGATTCGCGATCGGTCTGTTGGGTTTTGCCTGTTTCGGACTGATGCAGGCCCGTGATCTTAAAAGTTATGGCCTGGCCTGGGCAGGCTTCATTATCACTTTGCTTCCCTGTTCGTGTTGTTTTCCCCTGTCCCTTCCTATTAGCATCTGGGGAATGATGGTTCTGTCCGATAATAGCGTCCAGCGTCAGTTCACTTCGTAACGAGTCGCTAGGTCCATGTTGTTGCTCCTACGTTGAAACTCCCTCGAACCGATCAGGTGCCTTCCCATGTCGATCGACTTTCCTTGCTCGAATTGCCATCAGACGGTTCGCGTGCCCGATGGCACCGAAGGTAAAAAGACCAAGTGCCCTAAATGCCAACAGGTCCAGGTCATTCCCGATAAGAACTCGTTCGGGTCATCCTCGGCACCGACGCCTCCTCCGGCACCCGAGCAGCCGGCCAAGGAAGAATCGATGTGGGATGACCTGATGCCAGAGCCGTCGTCTGCACCAGCGCCCGCTTCCAGCAATCCGTTCGGCGATGCTCCCGATCCGTTTGGGCCTCCGGCCGACAATCCCTATATGTCGCCGACTCAGTCCTCTTCGTCTTATCCACGTCGAGGTGCTTCGCGCGAAGAGGCTCGCTCGAAACTGATGGGTCCGGCGATCGGCGTTTTGGTATGTAACGTCCTGGGGCTGCTTCTGCTGGGTGTCTGGGCGATTGCCACGATCATCGAGCTTCAAAAAGGAAACGAGATCAACGATACGCCTGAGATCGTCGGAGCCAGCATCGCTCTGTTCATCATGTTCGGCCTTCCGTTCCTGCTGAGTCTGTTGTGCATGGCGGCCATGGCCCGAGCGTTTGCCGTCCGCAATTATGGCCTGGTCATGACCGGATTCATCCTGGCCTTAACGCCCTTTGGCGGAGGCTGCGGCTGCTTGATCGGGATGCTCTTTGGTATCTGGGGTATCGTGATGATGAACGATGATTCCGTCAAAGCGGCCTTTCGTCTGCCGTAAATAGAAGCTCTCGAAACTGAAAAACGCGCTCCGCGTAGACGTGAAGTAAACGAATATGCCGATCGACTTTCCCTGCTCCAGTTGCCATCAGACGGTTCGCGTGCCTGATGGCACCGAAGGTAAAAAGACCAAGTGCCCCAAGTGCCAACACATCCAGGTCATTCCCAATAAAAGCGCGGCAGGTTCGTCCCCCACGCCAACGCCTCCTCCGGCTCCCCAGCAGCCGGCCAAGAAAGAATCGGTCTGGGATGACCTGACGTCGGAATCGACTCCAGCCGAGCCACCTGCGTCGAGCAATCCGTTTGGCGATGCTCCCGATCCCTTTGGACCGCCGTCGGACAATCCCTATGTGTCGCCCCCTTCGTCGGCGTCTTCCTCTTCGTCTTACGCACCTCGACCGGCTTCCCGTGAGGACGCACGCTCGAAACTGATGGGCCCTGCAATTGGTATTCTGGTAACTAACGGGTTGGGTCTGCTCCTGATGTTACTGGGGATCCTCATCACGATTGTCGAAGTCGTAGACGGTGGCGGATTCAACGGGAACCAGAACGATGTCGAGGTCCTTATCGTGGCGGTGTTCCAATTTGGCATACCGTTGCTGTTCACCATCCTGTCGATTACGGCGATGATCCGCGCGCTGGCTGTCCGCAACTATGCGTTGGTCATGACCGGTTTTATCCTATCGATAACGCCCTGCTCGGGCGGATTCTGCTGCCTGATCGGGATGGTCTTTGGCATCTGGGGAATTGTGGTCATGAACGACGATTCCGTGAAAGCAGCGTTTCGCCTACCGTAGCTAAGCCGTTACCTATTTGAGAAAGTCTTGCGATGCCGATCAGTTTTCATTGCGAAACCTGTCGGCGGTCTATCTGCGTTCCCGATGGTTCGGAAGGCAAAAAGACACGCTGTCCGAATTGCTATTCGATCGTCCGGATTCCCTTCAGCGGTAGCCCGAAGCTGTTGACGACCCCCGACGTACCCGAGGTCGCTCCACTGGAAGAAGAGGACCCACTGGGAATCACTGGTAAGACTGAATCTCGCTGGGATGCCCCGCCCCCGGACCAACCTTCCCCAAATCCTTTTGCCGAGCGGCCTGAACCGTCACCGGTCGAAAGTCCCCAGGCACCACTGCCAGGTCAGCCACGGGACACAACCCAAAAGCAAAAGATCCTGAAGGCCTTGGCGATCGCGTTGATGCTGCTGGGAGTGCCGTCGCTGGTTTTCGGCTTGCTGATGATTGGCGTTCGAGTTGTGGTGATCTTTGAATACCCAACCGATGATCCGCGAACGCTTGGTGCACTGGCAGGCCTGATCACGGTGTTTATCGTTCAAGTATTGACCCTTATTGCCTTGAACGAGGCACGCATCATGCGGAACTACATCACCGCACGCACGGGAATGATCTTGGCCATAATCCCGTTCTCCTACCCGGCAGCTCTCTTGATCGTGCCGCTGGCGCTGGCGATTTGGGGGGTCGCAATTCTGTACGATCCCGACGTTCGTGCCGCCTTCGAAAGCGAACCCAAGCTAGACGCCTGACTGACACGCCCCGCCGCGTGTGTTAAAACAAGCGTTCTTTATCGAACTAACCCCCAAGCTTTGCCTGTCTTATTCTCTGAGGAGATTTGCCCCCATGGCTACCAACGGTGATCTGAATCGTAAATTGCGAATGGCTTTGGTCGGTGGTGGTTCCGGCTCGTTCATCGGCCGTGTTCATGCCACTGCAGCCGTCCTCGATAACCGCGCCGCACTGGTCGCCGGGGCACTCAGCTCGAACCCCGAACGAGCCAAAGCTTCCGCTGCCGATTACGACATCCCCGAAGATCGGGCCTACACCAGCTACCAAGAGATGCTGGATAAGGAAAACGCCCTGCCGGAAGACAAGCGGATCGACTTCGTCTCGGTCGCCACGCCGAACCACATGCACTTCCCCGTGGCCAAGGCCGCCCTGGAAGCCGGCTTCAACGTCATGTGCGACAAGCCAATGACGCTGACTCTGGAAGAAGCCGAAGAGCTGTACGAAGTCGTGCAGAAGTCGGGTGCCGTCTTCGCTGTTACGCACAACTACACCGGCTACCCACTGATTCGCCAGGCTCGCGAGATGATCCTTAATGGTGAGCTGGGCGAGATCAACGCGATC includes:
- a CDS encoding ATP-dependent DNA helicase, translated to MDNLSIEDVLGPQGLIARRLQQYEQRPEQMAMAQAVGKALAKNRHLVVEAGTGVGKSFAYLVPSILWACGQQGNGEKSRRVVISTHTISLQEQLLEKDIPLINAAIPLEFTAVLAKGRGNYVSLRRLGSASLRSASLFDKDEETTQLRTLKEWSKKTADGSLSDLDFRPAIKVWDEIASDSGNCLGRKCPSYDDCFYYRARRRMQNAQLLIVNHALFFSDLALRRSGVSLLPSYDAVIFDEAHTLEGVAGDHLGMSVTSTQIDFALNKLFNERTQKGLLVHHECSDAMNQVVHTRYRAQQFFNELDSWLEENPGGNGRVNVPELIPNVLSPAMAKLAQMVKSEGDRFEEEGTRQDFHSLSDRIFLMADSIEAWRMQKMEHTVYWVESSQQRGPYRRVKLFATPIEVGPVLREELFQKVDSVILTSATLSSSPNEGFDFFKDRIGITRNDEVTSGSPFDYKKNVKLVLVKGMPDPSNRRDYDQALADMVKRYVEQTQGHAFVLFTSYDMLRNCASRVSRWMSQNGYTLFSQSDGMPRGQMVQKFKETPGSVLFGTDSFWQGVDVPGDALQNVIITKLPFSVPDHPLLQARLNQIKERGGQPFSEYQLPEAIIKLRQGFGRLIRGHSDKGIVVILDPRVQTKGYGRAFLKALPECHLVEDSFAQAGSAKPTWDDYI